From Pyrenophora tritici-repentis strain M4 chromosome 1, whole genome shotgun sequence, the proteins below share one genomic window:
- a CDS encoding PnbA, Carboxylesterase type B, producing the protein MKRLHQLFAAGVGLSSVAHAVNTLVHVGYAKYQGAVVDSKLGVSAWKGIQYAAPPTGDRRFAAPQDPIVSGLINATKHGATCPPSRPDDWTVSGTNHRFTIAEDCLYLSVYAPSEARVDSKLPVVVFFQGGGFTSQSSANWDPTEIVADGQVVFVQFSYRVGLYGFLSSKAVKAGGGDVNAGLRDQIKLLEWVKEHIDRFGGDPNHVVLDGVSAGGSSVALMMAANTGKKLFAGAIMESGGWVTMRTPELGEEQYQCLLKDKGCANATDGLSCLRALNESAIRSSNCWFNPNIDGDLYTDSLVNLFNQGKYAKVPTIMGTCAQEGTKYNAPENLNTTADAVKWVANQDPSLSNSSISIIDDLYMKPTKPSFSGKGLYWRNAADAIGDIGTHCPTRNMQNAIARDDVPTYNYKYAVQDPTDEAAGYGAWHTVNVYAFWGVDRTDGGEPRSYFTTNAPIISQVRSYWTSFIRNLDPNTDCASRTVEWKPYTGPDSRERLFIQTNNTKMERMSPAQALRCDVVRPMSDNLGKPIGKGVVTEFDVKLAKQVNGTSESTAWKKEKK; encoded by the coding sequence ATGAAGCGATTGCACCAGCTGTTCGCCGCCGGAGTGGGTTTGTCTTCGGTTGCGCACGCCGTCAACACTCTCGTTCACGTCGGTTACGCGAAGTACCAAGGTGCCGTCGTCGACTCCAAGCTCGGAGTTTCTGCCTGGAAAGGTATACAGTATGCCGCGCCACCAACTGGCGACCGACGGTTCGCAGCACCGCAGGACCCTATCGTCTCCGGTCTCATCAACGCCACTAAACATGGAGCAACGTGTCCTCCCAGTCGTCCGGATGATTGGACTGTATCTGGGACCAACCATCGCTTTACCATTGCGGAAGACTGTCTCTACTTGAGCGTATATGCGCCTTCGGAGGCCCGCGTCGACTCGAAGCTGCCAGTCGTGGTGTTCTTCCAAGGAGGTGGCTTCACGTCCCAGTCGAGTGCAAACTGGGATCCTACAGAGATCGTAGCAGATGGTCAGGTCGTTTTTGTTCAGTTCAGCTACCGCGTTGGCTTGTATGGTTTTCTCAGCAGCAAAGCGGTCAAAGCAGGGGGTGGCGATGTCAATGCTGGACTACGTGACCAGATCAAGCTGCTCGAATGGGTTAAGGAGCACATTGATCGGTTCGGCGGTGACCCAAACCACGTTGTTCTCGATGGTGTCAGCGCTGGCGGGTCTTCTGTTGCGCTCATGATGGCAGCAAACACAGGCAAGAAGCTGTTCGCTGGTGCCATCATGGAATCGGGCGGCTGGGTCACAATGCGTACTCCGGAGCTGGGCGAGGAGCAATACCAGTGCCTGCTCAAAGACAAGGGTTGCGCCAACGCGACGGACGGCCTCTCGTGCCTACGCGCACTCAACGAGTCGGCCATTCGCTCTTCCAATTGCTGGTTTAACCCCAACATCGATGGCGACCTTTACACCGACTCGCTCGTAAATCTCTTCAACCAGGGAAAGTACGCCAAGGTACCGACAATTATGGGCACTTGCGCTCAAGAAGGCACCAAGTACAATGCGCCAGAGAATCTTAACACCACAGCGGATGCAGTCAAATGGGTAGCAAATCAGGACCCAAGTCTCAGCAATTCTTCCATCTCCATCATCGACGATCTCTACATGAAGCCGACGAAGCCCTCATTTTCCGGCAAGGGACTCTACTGGCGCAACGCCGCCGACGCCATCGGCGATATTGGAACCCACTGCCCAACTCGCAACATGCAGAATGCAATCGCACGCGACGATGTACCAACATACAACTACAAGTATGCCGTTCAGGACCCTACCGATGAGGCAGCCGGTTATGGCGCCTGGCATACCGTCAACGTATACGCTTTCTGGGGCGTGGACCGCACCGACGGTGGCGAGCCACGCAGCTACTTCACCACCAACGCGCCCATCATTTCCCAGGTGCGCAGCTACTGGACCAGTTTTATCCGGAACTTGGATCCCAATACTGACTGTGCCAGCCGTACGGTTGAATGGAAGCCGTACACCGGTCCGGACTCTCGTGAAAGGCTCTTCATCCAGACGAACAACACCAAGATGGAGCGTATGAGCCCTGCGCAAGCATTGAGGTGTGATGTTGTTAGACCCATGAGCGATAACCTCGGTAAACCAATTGGGAAAGGTGTAGTCACGGAGTTTGATGTGAAGTTGGCGAAACAGGTCAACGGGACAAGTGAGAGTACTGCAtggaagaaggagaagaagtAG
- a CDS encoding Gly-zipper-Omp multi-domain protein, translated as MPSNESNKDGDQGTQDDSKSDKPAVSDEDVRQEAGKAADASLAAQKKAKELQDAAAAAGDPEERQRLTEEATNAHIEAESFGKTAKYLRSGTFQGMAMGTGLGVAPGASLGAITGTLVGGVSSTILGGLGAGIGAATGALHGPFLNIGKVAGKGMKKLTSFLPEWAVSEEQKRTLEKMVDQVNKQEMPGAEELEKFKSEGGGKLDEGWMKTVKGMMPDQKEISDAAKAGAQAGGGEADSKTDEAQSDQQSNGSTAQKSNNQGRKKPRKLNAKPSNSDQATKEIAGDGEAAGDSTKDNRGDDSKKNEELDRKKADLDRREAELDEREKALAEREESLRAKSDGDATTTKPKGQPRKLQSRS; from the coding sequence ATGCCTTCGAACGAATCGAACAAAGATGGCGATCAGGGGACGCAAGATGATTCGAAGTCCGACAAGCCTGCCGTTTCAGACGAAGACGTACGCCAGGAGGCGGGGAAAGCTGCCGACGCTTCCCTTGCCGCACAGAAGAAAGCCAAAGAGCTGCAAGAtgcggcagcagcagccgGAGATCCAGAAGAACGCCAGAGATTGACCGAAGAAGCTACGAACGCGCATATCGAAGCTGAGTCTTTTGGGAAAACTGCAAAATACCTCCGCTCAGGTACCTTCCAAGGAATGGCTATGGGTACAGGACTTGGTGTCGCTCCTGGAGCCAGTCTGGGAGCCATCACGGGCACTTTAGTTGGAGGCGTATCGTCCACAATTCTTGGTGGTCTAGGCGCTGGGATAGGAGCTGCCACGGGTGCATTGCATGGCCCGTTCTTGAACATTGGCAAAGTAGCAGGAAAAGGAATGAAGAAACTTACAAGTTTCCTTCCAGAATGGGCAGTAAGCGAGGAGCAGAAAAGAACGCTAGAGAAAATGGTCGACCAGGTCAATAAACAAGAAATGCCTGGGGCCGAAGAGCTTGAGAAGTTCAAGAGTGAAGGTGGCGGAAAGCTGGATGAAGGTTGGATGAAGACCGTGAAGGGGATGATGCCAGATCAGAAAGAGATATCAGATGCAGCCAAAGCAGGTGCACAAGCGGGTGGTGGAGAGGCAGACTCAAAGACCGACGAAGCCCAATCCGACCAGCAATCGAATGGTAGTACGGCGCAGAAGAGTAACAATCAAGGGCGTAAGAAGCCACGCAAGCTGAATGCAAAGCCATCTAATAGTGATCAAGCGACCAAAGAGATCGCTGGCGATGGTGAAGCAGCCGGTGATTCCACTAAGGATAATAGAGGAGATGACTCTAAGAAGAACGAGGAGTTGGATCGCAAGAAAGCAGACTTAGATCGTAGAGAGGCCGAACTGGATGAAAGGGAGAAGGCATTGGCAGAACGTGAAGAGTCTTTGAGGGCGAAATCAGATGGCGATGCGACAACAACCAAGCCTAAAGGCCAGCCACGCAAACTCCAAAGTAGATCGTAG
- a CDS encoding GlcD, FAD-FMN-containing dehydrogenase: protein MRFLVVQCMIFGFVLASRQTPNQCKTFPGDDSWPSTAEWDGFNKTVSGRLIATVPLGSPCHGSSFNNATCESLKSQWQTEEIHYDSSSSVMAPFFANQSCDPFQPRDSPCELGNYVRYAVDASGPSDVQATIEFAALKNIRLVIRNTGHDYLGRSTGAGSLAVWTHHLKDITHVSQYDGSGYDGPAFKIGAGVQGFELMAAARDHSLVTVGGECPTVGIAGGYTQGGGHSAVSTSFGLAADNVLDWQVVTASGSLVNASPTENSDLFWALNGGGGSTYGVVVSMTVKAFKEAVFGGAALSFLTKDNEQDVFYDGIQAFHEELPAMVDAGAMVVHYFTSSFFMIAPLNAYNKTEAEVKAILAPFVAKLDSKGIKYAVEYSEFETYYEHYDKYFGPLPLGNIKVGIAQYGTRLIPRDVVSNITETWKAIVEKGVTWIGVGTDVKSFGSQKTTSVHPAWRKAIVHATLTLPWDFTAPWSEAFVTQEKMTNEIMPLVEAATPGSGSYVNEADFRQPNFQSTFWGENYDKLLDIKKKWDSSGLFYATVGVGSEAWTVQTDGRMCRTRSM, encoded by the exons ATGCGTTTTTTGGTTGTTCAATGCATGATTTTTGGCTTCGTACTTGCCAGCAGACAAACGCCCAATCAGTGCAAGACCTTCCCCGGCGATGATTCATGGCCTTCAACAGCAGAATGGGACGGATTCAACAAGACAGTCAGTGGGCGACTGATTGCAACCGTACCGCTTGGTTCGCCATGTCACGGATCGAGTTTCAACAATGCTACCTGCGAGAGCCTGAAGAGCCAATGGCAGACTGAGGAGATCCA CTATGATTCCTCTTCGTCTGTCATGGCCCCTTTCTTTGCCAATCAAAGCTGCGATCCCTTTCAGCCACGAGATAGCCCATGTGAGCTCGGAAACTACGTTAGATATGCCGTAGATGCCTCGGGGCCTTCTGATGTCCAAGCGACTATTGAATTTGCGGCACTGAAGAATATTCGCCTTGTCATTCGCAATACTGGTCATGATTATCTCGGTCGCTCCACGGGTGCGGGGTCGTTGGCGGTATGGACACACCACCTCAAGGACATCACCCATGTTTCCCAGTATGACGGTTCAGGGTATGATGGGCCGGCCTTCAAGATCGGCGCTGGTGTCCAGGGTTTCGAGTTGATGGCTGCTGCACGAGATCATAGTCTGGTCACGGTCGGAGGTGAATGTCCCACTGTCGGCATTGCTGGCGGTTATACCCAGGGGGGTGGGCATTCCGCTGTCAGTACCAGCTTTGGTCTTGCAGCCGACAACGTATTGGATTGGCAAGTTGTAACTGCGAGTGGAAGTCTCGTAAATGCCAGCCCGACAGAGAACTCGGATCTATTCTGGGCGTTGAACGGCGGTGGTGGTAGCACATATGGCGTCGTCGTATCGATGACCGTCAAGGCCTTCAAGGAAGCTGTGTTTGGCGGCGCTGCCTTGTCATTCCTTACAAAGGACAACGAACAGGATGTCTTTTACGACGGTATCCAAGCATTCCACGAGGAGCTGCCTGCCATGGTAGATGCCGGAGCCATGGTAGTGCACTACTTCACAAGCTCGTTCTTTATGATCGCCCCGCTCAACGCGTACAACAAGACCGAAGCTGAGGTAAAAGCCATTCTTGCACCATTTGTTGCCAAGCTGGATTCCAAAGGCATCAAGTACGCCGTCGAATACAGCGAATTCGAGACATACTACGAGCACTACGACAAATATTTCGGTCCTCTTCCCCTTGGCAACATTAAAGTAGGCATCGCGCAGTACGGGACTCGATTGATCCCGCGAGATGTCGTAAGTAACATCACCGAAACCTGGAAAGCGATCGTAGAGAAGGGAGTGACATGGATCGGCGTCGGTACCGACGTCAAATCTTTTGGTTCACAGAAGACAACTTCCGTTCACCCGGCATGGCGCAAGGCTATCGTGCATGCGACTCTTACGCTTCCTTGGGATTTTACTGCGCCCTGGTCTGAAGCGTTCGTCACGCAGGAGAAGATGACAAACGAAATCATGCCTCTCGTGGAGGCTGCAACACCTGGTAGTGGTTCGTACGTCAACGAGGCTGATTTTCGTCAACCAAACTTTCAGTCGACCTTTTGGGGCGAGAATTATGATAAGCTGCTGGATATCAAGAAAAAATGGGATTCTTCTGGTCTGTTCTATGCCACGGTTGGGGTTGGTAGCGAGGCCTGGACAGTTCAGACGGATGGCCGCATGTGTCGCACAAGATCGATGTAG
- a CDS encoding MhpC, hydrolase or acyltransferase (alpha-beta hydrolase superfamily), producing the protein MSIFPKSCDADDWQQRIASITTYSGEEIRLNYIYSPDYGNKPCQGVILLIHGFPQTSYQFRHVITEFAKAGYRVVAPDYRGAGNSSKPLTGYHKTQMAEDLCILIKNHLKIQSKIHIVGHDIGGMIAFAYASRYPDDVASVVWGECPLPGTSFYESVKGSPELFHFVFHQVPDLPEFLIAGKEREYLKHFFDKLQYNSLAITPADLDHYALAYSQPGAIRAGLELYRAFEKDAEENRTWLARHGKVKVPTLLLMGEKCLLAQAAKSMASEYHETAEIVMISNAAHWVAEEDPEAFIARILGFIEKLPKK; encoded by the coding sequence ATGAGCATCTTTCCCAAGTCGTGCGATGCCGACGATTGGCAACAGCGCATCGCTTCCATCACTACCTACTCTGGCGAAGAGATACGCTTGAATTATATCTATTCCCCTGACTACGGAAATAAGCCATGCCAGGGCGTGATCTTACTTATCCACGGCTTTCCTCAAACATCATATCAGTTCCGCCATGTTATCACAGAGTTTGCAAAAGCCGGATATCGAGTTGTAGCACCAGACTATCGTGGTGCCGGAAATTCCTCGAAGCCCCTAACCGGCTATCACAAGACTCAGATGGCCGAGGACCTGTGTATCCTGATAAAAAACCATCTCAAAATCCAGTCGAAAATTCACATCGTTGGACACGACATTGGTGGCATGATCGCGTTCGCATATGCATCGCGTTACCCGGACGACGTCGCCAGTGTGGTATGGGGAGAATGTCCCTTGCCCGGAACATCGTTCTACGAGAGCGTCAAGGGAAGCCCAGAGCTCTTCCATTTCGTTTTCCACCAAGTGCCCGACCTACCCGAATTCCTCATAGCTGGCAAAGAGCGCGAATATCTTAAGCACTTCTTCGACAAACTGCAGTATAATAGTTTGGCTATCACACCCGCCGATTTGGACCACTATGCGCTTGCATATTCGCAGCCTGGCGCAATCAGGGCAGGTCTTGAGCTTTACCGTGCTTTTGAGAAAGACGCCGAGGAGAACAGGACTTGGCTTGCTCGGCACGGAAAGGTGAAAGTTCCTACATTGTTGTTGATGGGAGAAAAGTGTTTGTTGGCGCAAGCGGCAAAGAGTATGGCGAGCGAGTATCATGAGACTGCAGAGATAGTCATGATTTCGAATGCTGCGCATTGGGTTGCCGAAGAAGATCCAGAAGCTTTCATCGCACGTATTCTGGGCTTTATTGAAAAGCTCCCGAAAAAGTAG
- a CDS encoding DUF1421 multi-domain protein — translation MAGSQSNSGDTDADVQEQLLNYPSERNTSKRAETISPGAKFTAEHLMRHCPYTVTFDYINPSLWGVPAPEDADETHATTWVAKAIHDYHTVLRYRGVYTGKFRARVADSLFNLLGGENAPEWDPAEFKAEKFDERSEAYQRQQNAHLAAPIDRQAQQPLQQTQPLEPLQPQPQRPSQGEQYRVRQGVRSHPQYQELQQPPYAINAYAGPQPRQTEQAMQPQQWYPQTQTRPPATAYREVTPFPQQPTNRVPDRPLGLPHDPYKTLPPRWSRNDRLEANTITQFSKLWDNSNKYTGNAYDLLDDKIKIFFSICWQVDIQEEQFHAVFPRILTGRAETLDDYNFARTRAENPDKGLHEVLQILLDKLQLCQRALGKNFEGEDALRTTVINACRGVPELEMALFKPATICEGLFSDLRSAVETHLARQHTAQLVTEDQYYLDRRYNGNGRIRGGSRGGGGFRGGSRGAYRGGEQRDDNGRGFKPRWRKKCFVCRKEGCWSTNHTDKERKDAPPEDFSVHLAEYEGIEHTSQYNQRGWREEEDCEDDEDDDVAEAHSEHQFFKEQCLADQAFLHHISGDDIYSRDAPSAPASQFLLEDRYTRSVYQGILPDTGAANVSTVGKEQYLALTREDPTVKLDTSTAGKASIKFGKGEATASIGTVQVSTEIGKINFEVLEAPTPFLLCLADMDRLKVYFNNTTDELVQDDVHIR, via the exons ATGGCAGGCAGCCAGAGCAACTCTGGCGATACAGACGCTGATGTTCAAGAGCAACTACTCAACTATCCATCCGAACGCAATACAAGCAAGCGCGCAGAAACTATATCCCCAGGAGCGAAGTTTACTGCTGAACACCTTATGCGACactgtccatacacagtCACGTTTGACTATATCAACCCATCtctctggggtgtacccgcacCAGAGGATGCAGACGAGACGCACGCAACAACCTGGGTCGCGAAggctatccacgactaccAT ACTGTGCTCCGGTATAGGGGAGTCTATACAGGCAAATTTCGGGCTAGAGTAGCTGATTCCCTCTTCAACTTACTAGGAGGAGAAAACGCTCCCGAATGGGACCCTGCAGAGTTCAAGGCCGAGAAGTTTGACGAACGTTCTGAGGCGTACCAGCGTCAGCAGAACGCACATCTAGCAGCCCCTATAGATAGACAAGCGCAGCAGCCACTGCAACAGACGCAGCCACTGGAACCGCTACAGCCGCAGCCACAACGTCCGTCACAGGGCgagcagtatagagtgagacaaggcgttCGAAGCCACCCGCAATATCAAGAGCTACAACAACCGCCCTACGCGATCAATGCCTATGCAGGACCACAGCCTCGACAAACGGAGCAGGCTATGCAACCACAACAATGGTACCCGCAGACACAGACACGACCCCCAGCGACCGCATACCGCGAGGTGACACCTTTCCCTCAGCAACCTACAAACCGAGTACCTGACAGACCCCTTGGCCTACCACAtgacccgtacaagacgctaccgccgcgatggtctCGCAACGATCGGCTCGAAGCCaatacgatcacgcagttctctaagctatgggacaatagcaacaagtatacagggaatgcgtacgatctcctagacgataagattaagatcttcttcagcatctgctggcaggtagatatccaggaggagcagtttcacgcagtgtttccccgtatccttaccgggcgtgcagagac actggacgactacaacttcgctcgcacccgcGCAGAGAACCCTGATaagggactacacgaggttctgcagatcctgcttgacaagctgcagctatgccagcgtgcccttggcaagaactttgagggtGAGGATGCCCTCCGCACTACGgtcatcaatgcctgccgaggagtaccagaacttgagatggcactgttcaagccagccacaatctgtgaaggactcttctcagaTCTACGATCCGCAGTGGAAACACACCTAGCACGGCAACACACCGCCCAGTTGGTCACAGAAGATCAATACTACCTAGACcgccgatacaacggcaatggaaggatccgaggtggatctcgaggtggaggaggattcagaggcggatccagaggagcataccgaggaggcgagcagcgcgacgacaacggacgaggattcaagccacgttggaggaagaaatgctttgtttgccggaaggaaggatgctggtctaccaaccacacagataaagagcgcaaagatgccc CCCCTGaggacttctccgtacatcttgcagaatacgaagggatcgagcacaccagccagtacaatcagagaggctggagagaggaggaagactgcgaggatgacgaggatgacgacgtcgcggaagcaCATTCTGAACACCAGTTCTTCaaggagcaatgccttgcagaccaggcgttcttgcatcATATCTCGGGCGACGACATATACAGCCGAGACGCGCCGTCAGCACCAGCATCGCAGTTCCTGCTTGAGGACCGCTACACACGATCTGTGTACCAAGGAATCCTACCAGATACAGGCGCTGCAAACGTATCCACGGTCGGCAAGGAGCAATACCTCGCACTTACGAGAGAAGATCCGACGGTTAAGTTAGACACATCTACAGCAGGGAAAGCGTCTATTAAATTCGGAAAAGGCGAGGCTACAGCGTCGATTGGCACCGTGCAGGTCTCTACGGAGATCGGAAAAATCAACTTCGAAGTGCTCGAGGCGCCTACGCCGTTCTTGCtatgccttgcagacatggaccgctTAAAGGTATACTTCAACAATACGACAGACGAGCTGGTTCAGGATGACGTACACATCCggtga